The following coding sequences lie in one Methanosarcinales archaeon genomic window:
- the rimI gene encoding ribosomal protein S18-alanine N-acetyltransferase, translating to MFFIKPFQPEYFQEVISIEQEIFKEHDPYTYMELYESVSDGFLVAIDQKKLIGFVVGFLSIPGKGRIFTIAVLPKYQNKGIGTNLLTNMCSVLKKKGAKEVGLEVRMSNFSAQQFYLKRDFIPVWVENGYYSDGENALVLKKEL from the coding sequence TTGTTCTTTATTAAACCATTTCAGCCAGAATATTTTCAAGAAGTCATATCTATTGAACAGGAGATATTCAAAGAACACGATCCTTATACCTACATGGAATTATATGAAAGCGTCTCAGATGGATTTCTAGTAGCTATAGACCAAAAAAAATTAATCGGTTTTGTGGTGGGTTTTTTATCGATCCCTGGAAAGGGGAGGATCTTTACCATTGCAGTGTTGCCAAAATACCAGAACAAGGGAATAGGTACTAATCTATTAACGAACATGTGTTCTGTATTGAAAAAAAAAGGAGCAAAAGAGGTCGGATTGGAGGTCCGGATGAGTAATTTTTCGGCCCAGCAGTTCTATTTGAAGCGGGATTTCATTCCGGTTTGGGTGGAGAATGGATATTATAGCGATGGAGAAAATGCATTAGTATTGAAAAAAGAACTATAA